The proteins below come from a single Campylobacter sp. CCUG 57310 genomic window:
- a CDS encoding class I SAM-dependent methyltransferase family protein produces the protein MYGITTFEEANAFHKASYENLENFASVGVVSGLFELFSDNALIRAALEGFGRSVRKGGYLIYTNQPYHPQLEMIARALSSHRDGEAWIMRRRSVVEMDQLVSRAGFKKIRHWIDEDGIFTVSVAVKE, from the coding sequence TTGTATGGGATCACTACATTTGAAGAGGCAAACGCCTTTCATAAAGCAAGCTATGAAAATTTAGAAAATTTCGCAAGCGTCGGTGTGGTTTCGGGACTTTTTGAGCTATTTAGCGATAACGCGCTTATAAGAGCAGCTCTTGAAGGCTTTGGGCGTAGCGTGCGTAAGGGCGGATATCTCATCTATACGAATCAGCCGTATCATCCGCAGCTTGAGATGATCGCAAGGGCGCTTTCAAGTCATAGAGACGGCGAAGCGTGGATCATGCGTAGACGAAGCGTGGTCGAGATGGATCAGCTTGTTAGTAGAGCGGGATTTAAAAAGATCCGCCACTGGATAGATGAGGACGGGATATTTACCGTTAGCGTCGCAGTGAAGGAGTGA